Sequence from the Sphingomonas sp. SORGH_AS_0950 genome:
GGCGAAGAAATCGGGATTCGGATTGGCGAGCTTCTGGTCGAGGATATCGACCACCGCGCCGTCCGCCACATCGTCCTGCCGCGCCAGGGCCGAGGCCAGCAAGGCCGGGGCGGCGGCGTTGATCGCATAAAGCCTGGCCATCAGCGCGGCATCCACCCCCGGCGGGCGGTCGAAGACGAAGGCCGACGCCGAATTGACCAGCCCGTCGATCGGCCCGCCCGCCGCCATACGGGCACGGGCGAACAGCGCGTCGATCCCGTCCAGCTCGGCGAGGTCGCCCTGCACAATGGGCGCGTCCAGCTCCGCCGCCAGCGCCTTCGCCGCATCCGCCGAGCCATTATAATGCACCACCACCCGGTGTCCGTCCGCGACCAGCCGCCGCGCGATCGCCGCGCCCAGCCGCTTGGCTGCGCCGGTCACCAGGACGGTGCGGGTCGTCATCCGCCCAGGCCCATCAGCGACAGCACTTCCTTGCGGCTGCGATCATCGTCGCGGAACACGCCCATCATCCGGCTGGTCACCATCGACACGCCCGGCGTGCGAACCCCGCGCGCGGTCATGCAGGCATGGGTCGCCTCGATCACCACCGCGACGCCCAGCGGCTTCAGGTTCTGCCAGATGCAATCGGCGACCTCGGCGGTCAGCCGCTCCTGCACCTGCAACCGGCGCGCGAAGCCGTGCAGCACGCGGGCGAGCTTGGAGATGCCGACGACATGGTTGCGCGGCAGATAGGCGATATGCGCGCGGCCGATGATCGGCGCCATGTGATGCTCGCAGTGCGACTGGAAGGGGATGTCCTTCAGCAGCACGATCTCGTCATAGCCGCCGACCTCCTCGAACACGCGCGACAGGTGGACGGCCGGGTCATCGCCATAGCCCGCGCAATATTCGCGCCATGCCCGCGCCACGCGCTTCGGCGTATCGACCAGCCCCTCCCGCGCAGGATCGTCGCCCGCCCAGGCGATCAGCGTGCGGATGGCCTGCGCCACATGATCGGGCACGACGACCTTGCCGTCCTCTCCGATCAGGTCGCCATCCTCCGGGTCGCCATGCGCGCAGCTCATATCATGTCCTTCACGTCAAAGCCGGTGCGATAGCGGATCGATTGTCGGGGTGCAAAACTCGCGGCGGTGCCCTGCGATCCCCCACACCCGTTCAGCCTGAGCGAAGTCGAAGGCCACGCGACAACGACTGAACCTAAGCGGATTCCCTTGGCCTTCGACTTCGCTCAGGCTGAACGGCGGTTGGGGGATTACCCGCGCAGCCGCTCCGCCGCCCAGGCGACATGGTCGGCCATGAAGGTGGAGATGAAGTTATAGCTGTGGTCGTACCCCGGCTGCATCCGCAGCGTCAGGGCGATTCCCGCTTTGTCGCACGCCTCGGCCAGCAGTTCGGGACGCAACTGCTCGGTCAGGAACTGGTCGGCATCGCCCTGATCGATCAGCAGGTCGGGCAACCGCGCGCCGTCCTCGATCAAGGCGACGGCATCCGCCTGTCGCCATGCGGCCCGATCCTGCCCCAGATAGCCGCCCAGAGCCTTCTCACCCCAGGGAACCTGGGAGGGCGCGACGATGGGGGCGAAGGCGGACACGCTGCGGAAGCGATCCGGGTGGCGAAGGCCGATGGTCAGCGCGCCGTGGCCGCCCATCGAGTGGCCGGTGATCGCTTGCGCGTCCATATCGGCGACCGGGAAATGCTCGGCGATCAGCGCGGGCAGTTCCTGTTCGATATAGCTCCGCATCTTGAAATGCTTCGCCCAGGGCTCCTGCGTGGCATCGACATAGAAACCCGCGCCCTGCCCCATGTCATAGGCGTCGTCATTCGCCACACCTTCGCCGCGCGGCGAGGTGTCGGGGGCGATGAAGATCATCCGATGCTCGGCACATGGCCCCCGGAACTCGCCCTTGTCGGTGACATTGGCATGGGTGCAGGTCAGGCCCGACAGATACCAGAGGACGGGCAGCGTCTCGCTCTCCTCATGCTCCGGCACGAAGACCGAGAAGGTCATGCGCGTTCCGGTCACCTGGCTGTCATGCGCGTAGACGCCCTGGATGCCGCCATGCGCCTTGGAGGTCGAAATCGTCTCGATCGTCATCGGAACACCACCGTCCGGTTGTCATTGAGGAAAACGCGTCGCTCGCCCACCCAGGCGACCGCGCGGGCCAGCACCTGCGCCTCGATATCGCGGCCGATGCGGATCAGGTCGTCGACGCTGGCGCGGTGGTCGACGCGTTCGACCGCCTGTTCGATGATCGGCCCTTCGTCGAGGTCCGCCGTCACGAAATGCGCGGTCGCGCCGATCAGCTTCACCCCGCGCGCATGGGCGCGGTGATAGGGCTGCGCGCCCTTGAAGCCGGGCAGGAAGCTGTGATGGATATTGATGCACCGCCCCGGCAGCGCCGCGACCAGCCGCTCGCCCAGCACCTGCATATAACGGGCGAGGACGAGGTAATCGGCCCGGCTCTCGTCCATCAGGGCAAGCATCGCCGCCTCCTGCTCGGCGCGGTTGGCGTTGCTGACCGGCAGGTGATGCCAGGGCAGGCCATGCCACTCGACCAGCGGGCGAAGGCTGTCATGGTTGGACACCACGCCGACGATCTCGACCGGCAGCGTGTTGGTCCGCCAGCGATGGAGCAGGTCGTTCAGGCAGTGCGAGCCCTTCGACACCGCGATCAGCATGCGGGGGCGTTCGCTGGCGGGTGCGACATGCCAGTCGAAGCCGAACCGCGCCGCCGGTTCGTTCAGCGCCGCCCTCACCCCCTCGACCGAGGCGGGAAAACGCGCCCCCTGGCCGGTGAAGACGATGCGCAGGAAGAAGCGCCCCGTCTCCAGATCGG
This genomic interval carries:
- a CDS encoding SDR family oxidoreductase — encoded protein: MTTRTVLVTGAAKRLGAAIARRLVADGHRVVVHYNGSADAAKALAAELDAPIVQGDLAELDGIDALFARARMAAGGPIDGLVNSASAFVFDRPPGVDAALMARLYAINAAAPALLASALARQDDVADGAVVDILDQKLANPNPDFFAYSCAKFALAGANTMLAQALGPRIAVNAVAPGLTLQSGDQSDAEFAAAASKNLLGRPIGAAAVAEAVSFLLTARGIAGQTLYVDCGQRFCRRDGDVMFEGRG
- the folE gene encoding GTP cyclohydrolase I FolE, which produces MSCAHGDPEDGDLIGEDGKVVVPDHVAQAIRTLIAWAGDDPAREGLVDTPKRVARAWREYCAGYGDDPAVHLSRVFEEVGGYDEIVLLKDIPFQSHCEHHMAPIIGRAHIAYLPRNHVVGISKLARVLHGFARRLQVQERLTAEVADCIWQNLKPLGVAVVIEATHACMTARGVRTPGVSMVTSRMMGVFRDDDRSRKEVLSLMGLGG
- the fghA gene encoding S-formylglutathione hydrolase, giving the protein MTIETISTSKAHGGIQGVYAHDSQVTGTRMTFSVFVPEHEESETLPVLWYLSGLTCTHANVTDKGEFRGPCAEHRMIFIAPDTSPRGEGVANDDAYDMGQGAGFYVDATQEPWAKHFKMRSYIEQELPALIAEHFPVADMDAQAITGHSMGGHGALTIGLRHPDRFRSVSAFAPIVAPSQVPWGEKALGGYLGQDRAAWRQADAVALIEDGARLPDLLIDQGDADQFLTEQLRPELLAEACDKAGIALTLRMQPGYDHSYNFISTFMADHVAWAAERLRG
- the purU gene encoding formyltetrahydrofolate deformylase translates to MSEADYILTLACQDRVGIVAAVSGALAGIDGFILDSQQYADLETGRFFLRIVFTGQGARFPASVEGVRAALNEPAARFGFDWHVAPASERPRMLIAVSKGSHCLNDLLHRWRTNTLPVEIVGVVSNHDSLRPLVEWHGLPWHHLPVSNANRAEQEAAMLALMDESRADYLVLARYMQVLGERLVAALPGRCINIHHSFLPGFKGAQPYHRAHARGVKLIGATAHFVTADLDEGPIIEQAVERVDHRASVDDLIRIGRDIEAQVLARAVAWVGERRVFLNDNRTVVFR